The Cylindrospermum stagnale PCC 7417 genome segment ACTGAAGGGCCAGATTTGCTGGAAAGTTTCGCGGCTGGGGGTAAACAAGAAAATCGCTTAGTAGCGCGATCGCAACTTTTTGTTGGTCGCAGTGGTCAAGGTTCCCACAAGCGAAGACCTTACTCTTGTTTACGCATTGATGTCAAAGGCTCAAGGCATCCTCAGTTTATTGTCCGTCCTTTGGTTGCCGAATGGTATCAGCGACAGTGGCATAATCAAGAACTTGAGCCAATAATTATTTGAAAAAAGCGATGATCAAGAATCAAACCTGATCATCACCATCACAATGCCGTCTTGAAAACAACTAAATTTTTCCCGTTCCCTTACCCCGTCTGTCACCTTTGGCTGTTAACTCACCTTCCTGTTCTTGATTAACTTCTCGCAGTTCCTCAACCCTTTCTGCGGTGTCTTGTGCCGCTGCTTGCTGGGCATCACCCGGTTCTTCATAATACATTTCCGGTTCAACTGCGTAGTTATTCAACAACCCTTCTTTATCTACCGTATAGCCATCAGTGGTACGTATGCTCTCGGTATCGGTTTGGTCGTCGGTAGCCTGATCTGAGAGCTTTTGTTCTGTTGGAAGAGTTTTGTAGTTTTGTCCTTCTCTTTCTTTACGAGCCGCAGTTTCAGCGGGAATAATTCCCCTGTCATAAGTATCAACTTCAGCTCGCTCATGTGAATCTATCGCTTTATTAGTTGCTTCATTAGCCATAAATCATATCCTCCTGAAAAATTTGCTTGCAGAATAACTTTGATAATTAGATTAGACTATTGGACTTGGTAAAGATACTACCTAGAGGAGTGAATAAAACTAAAAGATTAGCTATGTTTCTGTATCTAAAGATGCATTGTAAATGCAAATTTAACCAAAACAAATTTATGGATAAAATTTATTTAGCTGACTATTCATCGTCATCCTAAATTATTTAGGAAAAATGCTCCTTATTTTATCCTCGGGAGCATTCTCTGCGACTCTGAGTGAGACAAAAAATAAATTTATTTTTGTTCGCGTGGCTTGCCAGAGGCGCTATTTTTAATTTTTAATTGTCTAACTCTGTCGCGCAGTATACGCCAACGTAAATCAGATAGGATTGCTATAGATAAATAGTTGTTAAACCTTTCAAATATAAAGTGGAGTATATAGATAAATAATAATTCATACTCTCAAATATAAGGTGGGCATTGCCCACCCTACATTAAATTAGCTGCTAGGGCTAGTTAAATCTTTCTTAACCTTCTCTACCGACAATTTCTTTTTTGAAGAATCCAAGTTTCTCAGCTAATTCTCGCCGAGTTTCAGCTTTGATGAGATAACGGAAAATAATCCAGGTTACGTAACCAATGCCAATTAACTCAAATGTCGGTGATAGCAGCGGAATACCATTAATCGCATCCAGTACTGCTAACACTACCTTGACTGTAATCAGCGCTGACAAAATTACAGCCAGGGATAGTAGAGCCTGCTTATATTTGTTAAAAAGACTGCCTATGTATTCAGGCAATTGCGCTAAAAAGTCAGAAACTTGTCTGCCAATTTGCTGCCATTGGGCTTCAGATTCCCTAGCTGGCGGTAGCTTAGGCAGATTAGCAGAGTTTGTACCATCAAGGGCTAGCAAACCTTGTGATGAGATAGTATTGACTGATTCCGGTTGCTGTTGTTGGGTTTCCATAGTGTTTCTTGTTGGGCAAGCACAACAGTTTTGATCAATAAATGGACGTAAATAAATATAACAGTCTTCAGTCAAAACAAGAGCATATGACTAAAAAAAATACCCGGCGGGGGAAATGGCAGAAGCAAATAAACTTAGTCCATCTTTGTTTGTGCAGCCCCTGACTTGTAATTTGTTAGTAAGGCTGCACAAAGTGCGGGTAATTTCTTTCTTTTGAGCCTTGACTATTAGGATTTATTGATGATGTCCACCTATTTACTGGAATTTGGTTTCAGCAACTTTAGCGGCTTGGAGGAGCAACGGCTGCTTTGACGACTACTTTATTGACACCTTTAATTTCTTTTGCCAAAGGTTCAATTTTGGCTAACTGCTGCTGATCGTTCACAGTTCCTGCGACAGTTACAGTACCATCATCTGTCGCATTAACTGTTAGTTGACCATTGGGAATGTTAGCTTCCAATTTAGAGCGAACTTCACTAG includes the following:
- a CDS encoding CAAD domain-containing protein, with the protein product METQQQQPESVNTISSQGLLALDGTNSANLPKLPPARESEAQWQQIGRQVSDFLAQLPEYIGSLFNKYKQALLSLAVILSALITVKVVLAVLDAINGIPLLSPTFELIGIGYVTWIIFRYLIKAETRRELAEKLGFFKKEIVGREG